CGGAGGCCATCATGTCACCATCTGTCTATGGCATTGATTTAGCCAAACATCGCTTCAGTATCCACGGTGAGGATCACCAAGGCAAGCTGTTGATCCACAAAACAATATCACGATCAAAAGTTCTCTCGACATTTGCCATTATCCCGCCAGCAATTATCGGGATGGAAGCCTGCGGTGCCTCTCATTACTGGACCCGAGAACTGGCGAAGCTCGGCCATACGCCAAAGATCATGGCGTCGAAGTATGTGGCAGAAATCTCCAGTTTAGACTGTCTCAGCATAGGGGAAGTGGACATTTGCTCTTTGGTAAAACACCCGCCACCTAAAATTGAGCCTTCAGGGACTTCTTCGAAACTATTTAGATCGCAATCTTCTTTTTCTGCGAAAAATGTAACGTCCATACTCAATCCTTTAGGTATTTATAACGCCTTGCTAATGGGCCGCCGAAGCAACACGTAGGCTGTCCCGTGGAAGCCGCGCCTTTTGCGGCCGGAACGTAATTGAGAAACTTGTTAGTTGTAATATGGCTCCATGACCATTGAAACTTTAAACTCATCAAAAATACATATACTTAAGATACACGCTCCAGTCCAAACCCTATCATCATCCAGGATATAAACAAACGTATAATAAAATATATTCTTATTTTCACCATGGGAGTCGTTTCTATCAAATAAGCCAAGAAGTTCTTCATGCTTTTCTAAATCTTCTTGCTCAGCATCTTCTTTAATCAAGAAGTGAGGAGCAATACTAACCCTACCTTTCCACACCTCTTTTTCATGGTGGTAATACAACCCTCTAGCAAGGCTACCAAAAAAACCATATACCCGCTCTAAATCAATTTCATGAGAAACAGAAGAAATAGTAATATTATTTGGTAAAACAATAATTGCAGGCTCAGGGTTAGCCTCAACGGTCTTTTTTAACCTTGAATTTCTAGCTATAGCTCTTTCACTTGATGATTTAACTTCATCAAGATCCTTCCTAAGCATCAAATCAGCAGACCTGCCAAGTACTATTTTCACATATTCGTCGTCTTTAGATTTATCTCCATTATGTTCATCGCAAGAAGGAACCGTAAAAAGATGATCTCTATTATCTTTCGGAAAAAATGCTTTTGGTGGTATATGCTCTTTGGAGGTGGCTTTTTCTCCACAGAAGTAGCATATATTTTCAATATTACTCATTGGCTTCCTTTGCAACTAATGCCGCAAGCAGCTGCGGCTTTGTAATGGATTTTATCGGTAGCGTTTAACCGCAAAAAAAGGAACGGAAAAGCCGTCAGACTGGCTTGCTTTGTGATGCATTTTTTCGGGCCAAATCTCTAATGAATTCAACCCCGTCTCTTGTGATTCCATTATCGAAATATCCGTGTCTTTCCAAATCATCTAAGTATTGATGAGGTACATCGCTTAACATTTCATCAATTTTCTTCTTAAGACCGATAGGACTTAAATGAAATACACGCTCAATTCCAATTCCCTTAATGATCCGATGAAATGTATATCTTTCTAAACTAGAATCAAAATCATCGCGATTCTCTCGGTTTTTTAGACGATCTATAAAAAGACGCTTGTTCATCTTGTTTAATTCACGCTGCAAAGACTCTAGCTCTCTTTCTTTTTCTGCTAGCGCCGAAAGAATATTTTCTTTCTCTTCCTTCTCAAGCTGTGACCTTTCAATAAGATTGCTTACAATCTGATTTCTTTCTTCAATCACTTTTTCAATCTCTTCCTTTTCACCTTTAATTTTTTGTTTTGTTTCTTCGGTTTCACCATTTTGATACGGAGCACTTTGAAGTTGGCTTCTCATGGCCGCATAGCCTTCATCGAGATTTCTCAACTTCTCACCGAACCCACTTTCAATTTTAATGAGAAGCTGCGCTATATCTTTAGTGAAGTTATATGTATTGTCGTAAAAAGTGTTGCTGGTCTCTGTTGCCTTGAAGTAAAAGAGAGCAGCTAGCCCTACTGAAAACAACGCAAGAAGTAGTGACAATAAAGTGGGGAAGTCCACCGTGAGATTAATTGGTGTCAAGTAAACTTTATAAGAGATGACACCCACTACCATTATGGTGGAAATAGCTTTTACCCAATCCCACAGCGCTAACCTTTCTTTAGCTATTTTATTCTCCGACACTACTGATCTCCTTTTTTATTGCACAACATTTTATTCAACGACACCAAGTCGAATAACTCTGTCATATAACTCTTTCAATCAGAAACAACTTAAGCAGTTGATTATATTGAACTAAATACGCTTAAATAGATAAATCTATCAGTAAGATACGCGACATCATGTCGTATATCCTACTCAATCCACTTCTGCTAACCAACTGATATATCATACTTTTCTTGTATTTTATGACTGACCCCAAAAATCAGCGTCGCTTCGTCCTGTGAGAAAAGCGACATCGGTCGCTTAGCCGATACCAAGAAGCCATAGAATCGAACTCGCTCTATGGATTTCCGGCTGCGCGGGGATGACAGTAAATCATTGAATTATAACTAAATTACATGAATTTTGGCGTGTATCTTAAAAGCAGGAATCAAAAGTTCGATACAGGCCTCTCCCTCAGGGAAAAATTCAGGACGAATTTTTAGGTTGTCGGCGCCGGGAGCGCCTACAACCGACCCGAACCGCACCAGAGAAGAAAAAGGCATTTCTGGGTACTCTTTTTGCCTCAAAAGAGTACCTGGCGCGCATCAGAAAATCCCAAGACAACCACGAAACCCAATACGCGACAAACCTACCCAACAACAAGAATTGCACTTACTGTAAAGATCGACAAAGCAAACTGACATTTGGTTTTGCACCAACCCAGAGAGAAATTCAGGACGAATGTTTCGGTTGTCGTCACCGGGCGTGTCTACAACTGACCCGGACGACACTTATAAACAGAAAGGCATTTCTGGGAACGCTTTGTACCAGCAAAGCGTACCTAACGCGCTGAACGGAATACTGAATGAACCACCGGACTTAAGCGCGACAAATATACGCCCTCGAAGAGCTCAGAAATAACTTAAGTCCGATATAAAACCTTGATGATGTGGTACCCAAACTTGGTTTTCACCGGGCCGATTGGCTCGAGGACTTTGCCGGTGAACACGGCTTTATCAAAGGCTGGAACCATGGCGCCTTTTCGGAATTCGCCTAAGTCGCCACCACGCTTGCCAGACGGGCACGTGGAGTATTTCTTTGCCAATGTCTGGAACTTGGCGCCTTTTTTCAGCTGTTTGAGAATGTCGTCAGCCTGTTCTTTGTGTTTCACCAGAATGTGCAGTGCTGCTGCGGTAGAGGCCATGATGCTCGCCCTTTCGTGTTTGAATCTGTTTGGGCGGCAAGTGTGCGACAAATCACAACAACTGGCAAGTGTTCACGCAAACCCGGCTCACGGCCAGAAGATCAGGTTGACCATACGCAGAACAATACCCAGAACGACGGCTGCAACCCCGAAGCGGTAAAAGTTGTATTCTTTCGCCGTCATACTGACTCGTTTATAAAACATCGTGACCAATCCGCCCCAGTCTTTGGTTCGGCGACCATAATTCGCCATGCTGGTGAGGATCAACAGTAACCCGACGATAAGCAGTGTCCATTCGGCTGTCTTTGCTATGATTTCCAACATGCTGACTCCTTTACTGCGCATGAGCATCAATTCACGCGATTACTTTGATCAAGAAGCGGCGCTCACGCTATTAGACCATGGTGGCATAGCAAAATAAGCGGGATCCAGATCACCGAATCACATGCACATCGGCTGGCTTTGGTGTAAACTCCTGCCCCCAATGTATTTAGCCAGTGATATCGAGAATTTATGGACTTACTGGAAGCCAGACTCAAAAAAATCGACCGACGCAATTACCGCAGCTATTCCAGCCTGCGTGGTCAGTACAACTTTGTTGATTACGATTTCTTTATCGATATCCCGCAATCGGATCCCTTCGCACCAGCAACCCGCGTTCGAGCGCGGCGCCAGTGGTCGCTGACGGATCTGGCCTGGCTGAAAGATCAGTCGGCGGGTTATCAGCGTGCGGCGCGCGATTTTATCGCCCGTCAGTTTGCTGAACTGGCGAAAGAAGTCAACGAGATCCAGATCGATCGGCCGGGACAGGCTGTTCTGGATCGCACAGCAGTCGTCTTTGATGACGATGCCATTGAGCTGCGTTTTCGTGTCGACCTGCCCGCGGATGGGCGCACCATCATCGCCAAAAAAACACTGAGCCTGCTGACATTCACACTGCCGAAAATTATTCGTCGTGCCACCATTGCGCGTGAACTGCCGATGGACGAGCTGCGCCGTCACTGTGAAACCGTCGAAGATCAGGTCGCGCTGCGCGCGCAATTAAAAGACAACAACCTGATTGCCTTTGTGGCCGATAACAGTGTTCTGCCTCGTCTGGCGGGTAACAGCGATCAGCCCATGGCAGATGCCGTGCCTTTCCGCAGTCCGGAAGAACTGGCGATCGAACTGGAAGCACCGCACGCAGGGAAACTGCGCGGCATGGGTATTCCAACCGGCATTACCATGATTGTCGGCGGTGGTTTCCATGGTAAATCGACCTTGCTGAATGCTGTTGAGAATGCGGTCTATGATCACATGCCGGGAGATGGTCGCGAATATATTGTGACGGATGAAACGGCGAGTAAGATTCGTGCCGAAGATGGCCGTTGTGTGCACAGTGTGGACCTCTCCCCGTACATCAGTAACCTGCCGATGGGCAAAGACACGACTTGCTTCAGCACGCAGAATGCATCCGGTTCGACGTCACAGGCAGCCTGGCTGCAGGAATCACTGGAAGCCGGTGCGCAAACCCTGCTGATCGATGAAGATACGTCTGCTTCAAACTTTATGATCCGCGACGAGCGCATGCAGGCGCTGATTGCCAAAGACGATGAGCCGATTACTCCGCTGGTTGATCGGATCGCACTGCTGCGTGATCACCTGAATATCTCGGTGATGCTGGTCATGGGCGGCTCAGGTGACTATCTGGACGTGGCCGATACCGTGATTCAGATGCACAACTATGAGGCAGTTGATGTGACCGCCAAAGCGAAGATTGTTGTGCAATCACACCCGACTCAGCGCCAGCCGGAAGGCAGCGATACCATTGAGCGGCCGCGTACCCGTCAGTTGAATCGCTCTGGGTTGCAGGCGCAGCTTGAAGATGGCAAGTTCCGGATTCAGGTGAAGAATAAACAAAGCCTGCGCTTTGGCCGCGAGTTTGTCGATTTGCAGGCGCTTGAGCAAATTACCGACGCGAGTCAGCTACATGCGACAGGCTGGTTATGGTGTCAGCTGGCAATGATGAAAGGCTGGGAAAAACAACCCGTGAAAGCCTTCGCCAACATGCTGCATGACGACTGGTTCCGTAGCATGCCTCATTATGGCGACTTCGCGAAGCCTCGCGTTGTCGATGTGATGGCTGTGCTGAACCGGATGCGTAAAGCCGAATTCAAGTAAGCTCAGGTACGCTAGCACCTTTTCAGACGGGCATCCTTTGTATGCCCGTTTTTTTCGTCTTCGTTTCAGTTGATGTGCTGAATGCTCCCTTCCGGAGCAGCAGTGATCAAAAAACCGCTGGCCGAAGCACAGCGGTTTTTTACATTCATGTTGGTTCCGGTGCCGAACTGATACCAACCAAAGTCAGTCAATGATCAGAAATAGCGCAGGAAAAATGTTTGAGAACAAGGCAGATTTTCAGACAAGTCC
The Photobacterium sp. GJ3 DNA segment above includes these coding regions:
- the ppiC gene encoding peptidylprolyl isomerase PpiC is translated as MASTAAALHILVKHKEQADDILKQLKKGAKFQTLAKKYSTCPSGKRGGDLGEFRKGAMVPAFDKAVFTGKVLEPIGPVKTKFGYHIIKVLYRT
- a CDS encoding ABC-ATPase domain-containing protein — protein: MDLLEARLKKIDRRNYRSYSSLRGQYNFVDYDFFIDIPQSDPFAPATRVRARRQWSLTDLAWLKDQSAGYQRAARDFIARQFAELAKEVNEIQIDRPGQAVLDRTAVVFDDDAIELRFRVDLPADGRTIIAKKTLSLLTFTLPKIIRRATIARELPMDELRRHCETVEDQVALRAQLKDNNLIAFVADNSVLPRLAGNSDQPMADAVPFRSPEELAIELEAPHAGKLRGMGIPTGITMIVGGGFHGKSTLLNAVENAVYDHMPGDGREYIVTDETASKIRAEDGRCVHSVDLSPYISNLPMGKDTTCFSTQNASGSTSQAAWLQESLEAGAQTLLIDEDTSASNFMIRDERMQALIAKDDEPITPLVDRIALLRDHLNISVMLVMGGSGDYLDVADTVIQMHNYEAVDVTAKAKIVVQSHPTQRQPEGSDTIERPRTRQLNRSGLQAQLEDGKFRIQVKNKQSLRFGREFVDLQALEQITDASQLHATGWLWCQLAMMKGWEKQPVKAFANMLHDDWFRSMPHYGDFAKPRVVDVMAVLNRMRKAEFK